A window of the Sabethes cyaneus chromosome 1, idSabCyanKW18_F2, whole genome shotgun sequence genome harbors these coding sequences:
- the LOC128733039 gene encoding uncharacterized protein LOC128733039 — MSCQQASRVQEDPYAFSEPAPLQANTSIYKHPHPNNSNSNSSGTPTVIQAGTSLLTNNSGVNHVVQRVSAGSPKVAPLKVTLVQSPTVTLAKNRINGASVVGNPTGTVFRTVSVSVPQATTIVQRPLASAVSPQTMMTTAAITTAKATPTTVFTKPFQVQISPQQIGKFSRRILASKSPNVSPVGTTIQTLRIVKSANPQQQQQPIGGRPTITPDARRYLNHSSTSVLGSPLTLPASPAVVAGKAVGQPVSVPLQAISPTKIRLIQPQPQGKIFLHTPNSTNSLAAATHISNPVSIAALRSTLVKQNPSLLNKIPHTVTSPQAATTLQINNNTVLPAFKPSPTITAPKPAAISIRRTSPPTANQPIPQPVATIVAPTVALPIVATTKSPTISSTILTTTPTRTITPNPSNLQLISRSKTPTTSILKPQTQQQPQPQPPKASPNLQDDVGFTIPSFVIPKQSPKSEIPAAAKQLQPTTPVPVIASTSSTGNSIPSSGKHSSKSSKSSQSQPQPQGTKRTKRSYSRSSHHETLERISSTSGKRASKSDHNESVADSGKPVPAVRFPKWKPPGAVAVPLNQEWHAPGSYVYDICAPGSTTSSSLEHSTLTQDYWFEEFYAGNELGAAEAANPLAMRSRKGRKALMNEEAQNKLLWSTTDAEGELKKLSRDERLELKRAYLRRKAVQYWNGQRLRSSVPARKRLKLVRKILARWDGEREANLKKSGGTEQSICQRPECNQVALLATTHCYQHITDNHEQRLFQQCTAKFSDNSQCRVPVFDIKHELILCREHAWKHDNHDKMSAEVKLQKKPTSSTAAKKKMPKPVTASSPAPVIKIAPTSVTSAKVNKKKNKKKLTPLQQQLALHQLHYKQQYSSIINSKPGTHPPAYGTTSTVGSDQKMQTILSRQGGNYLNQQPQQQFKIQPHIATGNSVHTAPVTSARGVNIALHQRQIVQPYQQQQQQQQPITAVTQTHLNLHQQQQQQFLQHRIVNRNEDLMLNYAVQQPQPVHQILGNSSTQDLLNICENSSAYASSEDTGVGGLSESELMAAQDVIEEIPFEIGSLNNVLSHLPPDAFNELLFNEQEQNAPTFESTQEEEEDLERALEVVGEHVKSLEDMTVESANFLGDFLDNVDDEMLDGSDICSDQMLQSPSTNDIRGLVHT, encoded by the exons ATGTCCTGCCAGCAGGCATCTCGGGTTCAGGAAGATCCATATGCTTTCTCAGAGCCGGCTCCTTTGCAAGCAAATACATCAATTTACAAGCATCCGCACCCAAACAATAGTAATTCGAATTCTAGTGGCACTCCAACCGTAATACAAGCTGGAACCAGCTTGCTCACAAACAACAGTGGGGTTAATCATGTCGTGCAG CGTGTATCTGCTGGATCACCCAAAGTGGCACCCCTTAAAGTAACGCTTGTACAGTCCCCAACAGTGACATTGGCTAAAAACCGTATTAATGGCGCATCTGTTGTGGGAAACCCAACTGGAACGGTCTTTCGAACCGTTTCTGTATCTGTTCCACAAGCTACAACAATTGTTCAAAGACCACTGGCTAGCGCTGTGTCGCCTCAGACGATGATGACTACAGCTGCAATCACTACTGCGAAAGCTACACCCACAACAGTATTTACGAAACCTTTTCAGGTTCAGATATCACCGCAGCAGATAGGAAAATTTTCCCGGCGTATTCTAGCTAGCAAGTCGCCCAATGTTTCTCCGGTTGGTACCACCATTCAGACGCTCCGAATAGTAAAGAGTGCAAAtccacaacagcagcaacaacctATTGGTGGAAGACCAACTATTACACCAGACGCAAGAAGATATCTCAATCATTCCAGTACCAGCGTTTTAGGAAGTCCTCTAACGCTACCAGCATCCCCTGCAGTAGTAGCCGGAAAGGCAGTTGGGCAACCTGTTTCTGTTCCGCTTCAAGCGATTTCACCAACAAAAATTCGACTAATCCAGCCGCAGCCCCaaggaaaaatttttcttcataCTCCCAACAGTACGAACAGCTTGGCAGCAGCAACGCATATTTCTAACCCGGTTAGCATAGCAGCACTTCGAAGCACTTTGGTGAAGCAGAATCCTTCACTGTTAAACAAGATTCCACATACGGTTACATCACCGCAAGCAGCTACAACTCTGCAAATAAACAATAATACAGTTCTTCCAGCGTTTAAACCGTCACCGACGATAACAGCACCTAAGCCAGCGGCAATAAGCATCCGCCGGACTTCACCACCGACCGCAAACCAACCTATTCCTCAGCCGGTAGCTACTATAGTTGCTCCGACTGTAGCTCTACCCATAGTAGCTACAACTAAATCACCGACTATTTCGTCAACTATCTTGACGACAACACCCACTAGAACGATCACTCCAAATCCGTCAAATTTACAGTTAATATCACGATCTAAAACACCAACGACATCTATTTTGAAACCACAAACTCAACAACAGCCACAGCCACAACCACCAAAGGCGTCTCCAAATCTGCAAGATGATGTTGGTTTCACAATTCCTTCGTTTGTAATCCCGAAACAATCTCCCAAAAGTGAAATCCCGGCTGCTGCTAAGCAGTTACAGCCAACAACGCCGGTGCCGGTAATTGCTTCTACGTCGTCCACTGGCAATAGTATTCCGTCCAGTGGTAAGCATTCTAGTAAATCTAGTAAATCCAGCCAATCACAACCACAACCACAGGGAACTAAGCGTACCAAACGGTCATATAGTCGTTCATCTCACCATGAAACTCTGGAAAGGATATCTTCCACTTCGGGAAAACGAGCGAGCAAAAGCGACCACAATGAGTCCGTTGCTGATTCCGGAAAACCCGTTCCCGCAGTTCGTTTTCCTAAATGGAAACCACCAGGTGCCGTCGCTGTTCCTTTAAATCAAGAATGGCATGCTCCTGGCTCGTACGTTTATGACATTTGTGCGCCAGGTTCAACTACTTCAAGTTCGCTGGAGCATTCCACCCTAACCCAAGATTATTGGTTCGAGGAATTTTATGCTGGTAACGAGCTGGGCGCAGCTGAAGCTGCAAATCCACTGGCTATGAGATCTCGTAAGGGTCGGAAAGCATTAATGAACGAGGAAGCTCAAAATAAATTACTTTGGAGTACTACAGACGCAGAAGGAGAGTTGAAGAAACTCAGTCGCGATGAGCGGTTGGAGCTTAAGAGAGCATACCTTCGACGTAAGGCGGTACAATACTGGAATGGGCAGAGGTTGCGTAGTTCAGTTCCTGCCCGAAAACGGCTCAAGCTAGTGCGTAAAATTCTTGCTCGATGGGATGGAGAGCGGGAAGCAAATTTAAAGAAGAGTGG AGGTACTGAACAATCCATTTGCCAGCGGCCAGAATGTAATCAAGTAGCTCTATTGGCAACCACACATTGCTACCAGCATATCACAGATAATCACGAGCAACGCCTTTTCCAGCAATGCACGGCTAAGTTCTCCGACAATAGTCAATGCCGAGTGCCGGTATTTGATATTAAACACGAATTGATTTTGTGTCGAGAGCACGCTTGGAAGCACGACAACCATGACAAGATGTCAGCTGAAGTTAAACTTCAGAAAAAACCAACATCAAGCACTGCTGCCAAAAAGAAAATGCCGAAGCCTGTAACGGCTTCGTCGCCAGCGCCTGTCATAAAAATTGCCCCGACCAGTGTAACGTCCGCTAAGgtcaacaaaaagaaaaacaaaaagaagctAACGCCTCTTCAGCAACAACTGGCTTTGCATCAACTGCATTACAAACAACAATATTCAAGTATTATCAACTCAAAACCGGGTACTCATCCACCAGCATATGGAACAACATCTACAGTCGGCAGTGATCAGAAAATGCAAACCATCCTATCCCGTCAAGGGGGTAATTATTTAAATCAACAACCGCAGCAGCAGTTTAAGATACAGCCACATATTGCAACTGGGAATTCGGTTCACACGGCTCCTGTCACCAGCGCTCGTGGGGTAAATATTGCCTTACATCAGCGTCAAATTGTCCAACcctatcaacaacaacaacaacaacaacaaccaataACAGCCGTTACTCAAACCCACCTTAATCTtcatcaacaacaacagcaacaatttTTGCAACATCGTATAGTTAATCGAAATGAAGATCTAATGTTGAATTACGCAGTTCAACAGCCACAACCTGTACATCAAATATTAGGTAATAGTAGCACGCAAGACTTACTAAATATTTGCGAAAACAGTTCGGCATATGCTAGTTCTGAGGATACCGGCGTAGGCGGTTTGTCAGAGTCGGAACTAATGGCTGCCCAAGACGTCATCG AGGAGATTCCTTTCGAGATCGGCAGTCTGAACAACGTGCTGAGCCACTTGCCACCCGATGCATTTAACGAGTTGCTATTTAACG AGCAAGAACAAAATGCTCCCACATTTGAATCCACTCAGGAGGAGGAAGAGGACTTGGAGCGAGCACTGGAGGTAGTCGGCGAGCACGTCAAGTCTCTTGAGGATATGACTGTCGAATCGGCTAACTTCTTGGGTGACTTTTTGGACAATGTGGACGACGAAATGTTAGACGGATCGGATATCTGCTCGGATCAGATGCTCCAGTCGCCGAGTACGAATGATATTCGCGGTTTAGTGCACACGTAA